From Thermoanaerobaculia bacterium, the proteins below share one genomic window:
- a CDS encoding sulfatase, whose product MRGRLLLGILVLTVLPACRGGAPEAARARSVIVVDIDTLRADHLGTYGYERATSPNLDAFARRGVRFEWAFSQAPYTLPSQTSILTSLYPSRHLVLHDGDRLAPERVTLAERFAAAGFTTGAFVDGGYLKAHFGLDQGFATYFDLNGGGVREGEPRIREWLERHRTERFFLFLHTYDVHTPYAPPEPFHGRFAQLVAPPSPGFAPTSEALEAVRLSQYGPAPVRLPENDLAYAEALYDGEIAYVDEWFGRLMAALAELGLADSTVVAVVSDHGEEFGEHGSLLHEKLYTSVTRVPLLLAGPGLERGASVAAVVETIDLAPTLLELAGVAVPATPDAASPSEAAMEGRSLLAEISGAAPDGAGAGTESTAVLESPFFGVQRSWVDGTHHLIVSLASGRAELYRYREDRDEQHDLAVGAPEELRPLLAKLRRWSRDRPAATLLEREKVQLPPEVEASLRALGYLQ is encoded by the coding sequence ATGAGGGGGCGGCTCCTGCTGGGCATCCTCGTCCTCACGGTGCTCCCGGCCTGTCGCGGGGGCGCTCCCGAGGCGGCGCGCGCCCGCTCCGTCATCGTCGTCGACATCGATACCCTGCGCGCCGATCATCTGGGCACCTACGGCTACGAGCGCGCGACCTCACCGAATCTCGACGCCTTCGCCCGGCGCGGCGTGCGCTTCGAGTGGGCGTTCAGCCAGGCGCCCTATACCCTGCCGTCGCAGACTTCGATTCTCACCTCGCTCTATCCGAGCCGGCACCTGGTCCTGCACGATGGCGACCGTCTCGCGCCCGAGCGGGTGACGCTCGCCGAGCGCTTCGCGGCGGCGGGCTTCACGACCGGGGCGTTCGTCGACGGCGGCTATCTCAAGGCGCATTTCGGCCTCGACCAGGGGTTCGCGACCTACTTCGACCTGAACGGCGGTGGCGTGAGAGAGGGCGAGCCTCGCATCCGCGAGTGGCTGGAGCGCCACCGCACCGAGCGCTTCTTCCTCTTCCTGCACACCTATGACGTGCACACGCCGTACGCGCCGCCGGAGCCTTTCCACGGTCGTTTCGCGCAGCTCGTCGCGCCGCCCTCGCCCGGCTTTGCGCCGACCAGCGAGGCGCTCGAGGCGGTGCGCCTGTCGCAGTACGGGCCGGCGCCGGTGCGCCTGCCGGAGAACGATCTGGCCTACGCCGAGGCGCTCTACGACGGCGAGATCGCCTATGTGGACGAGTGGTTCGGGCGTCTGATGGCGGCGCTCGCGGAGCTCGGCCTCGCCGACTCGACGGTCGTCGCGGTGGTCTCCGACCACGGCGAGGAGTTCGGCGAACACGGCTCGCTCCTGCACGAGAAGCTCTACACGTCGGTGACGCGCGTGCCGCTGCTGCTCGCCGGCCCCGGGCTCGAGCGCGGCGCGAGCGTTGCGGCGGTCGTCGAAACGATCGATCTCGCGCCCACGCTCCTCGAACTGGCGGGCGTAGCTGTTCCCGCGACCCCGGACGCGGCCTCGCCTTCCGAAGCCGCGATGGAAGGGCGCTCGCTCCTCGCAGAGATCTCGGGGGCGGCCCCGGACGGAGCCGGCGCTGGGACGGAGTCGACGGCGGTGCTCGAGTCCCCGTTCTTCGGCGTGCAGCGCTCCTGGGTGGACGGGACCCATCACCTGATCGTCTCGCTGGCGAGCGGCCGTGCCGAGCTCTATCGCTACCGCGAGGACCGCGATGAGCAGCACGATCTGGCAGTCGGGGCGCCGGAGGAACTGCGCCCCCTCCTCGCGAAGCTGCGGCGGTGGAGTCGCGACCGTCCTGCCGCGACGCTGCTGGAGCGTGAGAAGGTTCAACTTCCACCCGAAGTCGAGGCGTCCCTGCGCGCCCTAGGATACCTGCAATGA
- a CDS encoding radical SAM protein, with protein sequence MSEAFDPIVTPPAMLYLSLPVSDICNYRCRHCHIWMHEQGPDALSRERRIELVQEFARLNPQGTVVLPGGEVTLDMAELLAVAGACRDAGLPCVIMTNGSRIDTPEAAQALVTSGVTFCAVSLDSHLAEWHNFTRGLPVAYDEATRAIRLLAEARDRWAPESFRLCVTGVLFKENLPLFPDFVEFCRAQGAQHVDLQVLARTFANAHASRDAFFEKHFWHTPEEKAQARELFTRFLTELDPAGSFLVKRPADLDWILRYVDDPDFTTEEPICGSHHTNLIVDARGDGALCFNTQRILDDPFVGNARSSSLAELWSGRKAAADRAVMDVCTLNCGALNCHRRKPSAEVAVA encoded by the coding sequence TTGTCCGAAGCCTTCGACCCCATCGTCACCCCGCCCGCGATGCTCTATCTGTCGCTGCCGGTGAGCGACATCTGCAACTACCGCTGCCGGCACTGCCATATCTGGATGCACGAGCAGGGCCCCGACGCCCTCTCCCGCGAGCGCCGGATCGAGCTCGTGCAGGAGTTCGCGCGCCTGAACCCGCAGGGGACGGTGGTCCTCCCGGGCGGCGAGGTGACGCTCGACATGGCGGAGCTCCTGGCGGTCGCCGGGGCCTGCCGCGACGCCGGGCTGCCGTGCGTCATCATGACCAACGGCTCGCGGATCGACACTCCCGAGGCGGCGCAGGCCCTCGTGACCTCCGGCGTCACCTTCTGCGCGGTGTCGCTCGACAGTCACCTGGCAGAGTGGCACAACTTCACCCGCGGCCTGCCGGTGGCCTACGACGAGGCGACGCGCGCCATTCGCCTGCTCGCCGAGGCGCGCGACCGGTGGGCTCCGGAGAGCTTCCGCCTCTGCGTGACCGGCGTGCTGTTCAAGGAGAACCTGCCTCTCTTTCCCGACTTCGTCGAGTTCTGCCGTGCGCAGGGCGCGCAGCACGTCGACCTGCAGGTGCTGGCGCGGACCTTCGCCAACGCCCACGCGAGCCGCGACGCCTTCTTCGAGAAGCACTTCTGGCACACGCCGGAAGAGAAAGCGCAGGCCCGCGAGCTCTTCACCCGCTTCTTGACCGAGCTCGATCCGGCGGGCAGCTTTCTGGTCAAACGCCCGGCCGACCTCGACTGGATCCTGCGCTACGTCGACGACCCCGACTTCACGACCGAAGAGCCGATCTGCGGCTCGCACCACACCAACCTGATCGTCGACGCGCGCGGCGACGGCGCCCTCTGCTTCAACACCCAGCGCATCCTCGACGATCCGTTCGTCGGCAACGCCCGGAGCAGCTCCCTCGCGGAGCTCTGGAGCGGCCGCAAGGCCGCCGCCGATCGCGCCGTGATGGATGTCTGCACGCTGAACTGCGGAGCCCTCAACTGCCACCGCCGGAAGCCCTCGGCCGAGGTCGCGGTCGCATGA
- a CDS encoding radical SAM protein produces the protein MTTPQIPPVGTLTALDAEAIVRELLERAPGETSKGAFLAFADEAQREVARRLGEAYGSDLFGRLMALKIVNLAVARYHFGHRHTALASRPVQLMLDPANNCHLSCPGCVHTANKDLSARYDWPGGLLSPATYDPFLRELGPTAFGAVFYNYGEPMLNKRTPAMIRAAKDYLLHTCMSTNFSLPVDVEALVGCGLNFLFLSIDGASQEIYARFRRGGDLSLVLDNTRRLLAARERSGSNVPYVLWRFLTFEHNLHEVDEAIRVAADVGVDQISITTPFAVDWDDPEIRIARSEREGIHLLRPGATFKGPLDDWRQVALPAAEIEREFARTWAERVQSGPLEEPSRSRSATCAWLYQSLTIDARNRVMPCCMTPEQGSNRVYGTYPDLQGQTFNQSDYRLSRLAFADREAYGREKGSTPAEEAPYCAVCTANPELTYTLERDVVRDLGLLDPRRLVSEASVRDLTDWPRSR, from the coding sequence ATGACGACACCGCAAATACCTCCGGTGGGCACCCTGACGGCGCTCGACGCCGAAGCGATCGTGCGTGAGCTCCTCGAGCGCGCTCCCGGCGAGACGTCGAAGGGCGCCTTTCTCGCCTTCGCCGACGAAGCCCAGCGGGAGGTCGCTCGGCGTCTCGGCGAGGCCTACGGCTCCGATCTGTTCGGCCGGTTGATGGCGCTCAAGATCGTCAACCTCGCGGTTGCGCGCTATCACTTCGGCCATCGCCACACGGCCCTCGCGTCGCGTCCGGTGCAGCTCATGCTCGACCCGGCGAACAACTGCCATCTCTCCTGCCCGGGCTGCGTGCACACGGCGAACAAGGACCTCTCGGCGCGCTACGACTGGCCGGGCGGCCTGCTCTCCCCGGCGACGTACGATCCGTTTCTCCGCGAGCTCGGGCCGACGGCCTTCGGAGCGGTGTTCTACAACTACGGCGAGCCGATGCTCAACAAGCGCACGCCGGCGATGATCCGCGCCGCCAAGGACTATCTGCTGCACACCTGCATGTCGACCAACTTCTCGTTGCCGGTCGACGTCGAGGCGCTGGTCGGATGCGGGCTGAACTTCCTCTTTCTGTCGATCGACGGCGCCTCGCAGGAGATCTACGCCCGCTTTCGGCGCGGCGGCGACCTCTCCCTGGTGCTCGACAACACCCGGAGGCTCCTCGCGGCCCGTGAGCGCAGCGGGTCGAACGTGCCCTACGTTCTCTGGCGCTTCCTCACCTTCGAGCACAACCTGCACGAGGTCGACGAGGCGATCCGCGTCGCTGCCGACGTCGGCGTGGACCAGATCTCGATCACCACGCCGTTCGCCGTCGACTGGGACGACCCCGAGATCCGCATCGCACGCTCGGAGCGCGAGGGGATTCACCTCCTGCGGCCGGGGGCGACCTTCAAGGGTCCGCTCGACGACTGGCGCCAGGTCGCCCTGCCCGCCGCCGAGATCGAACGCGAGTTCGCGCGGACCTGGGCGGAGCGCGTGCAGAGCGGGCCGCTCGAGGAGCCGAGCCGGAGCCGTTCCGCGACCTGCGCCTGGCTCTACCAGAGCCTCACGATCGACGCGCGCAACCGGGTGATGCCCTGCTGCATGACGCCCGAGCAGGGGTCGAACCGCGTCTACGGCACCTATCCGGATTTGCAGGGGCAGACTTTCAACCAGTCCGACTACCGACTCTCCCGGCTGGCCTTCGCCGATCGCGAGGCCTACGGCCGGGAGAAGGGTTCGACTCCGGCCGAAGAGGCACCCTATTGTGCAGTCTGCACCGCGAACCCCGAGCTCACCTACACGCTCGAGCGCGACGTCGTCCGCGACCTCGGGTTGCTGGACCCCCGCCGGCTCGTCTCGGAGGCGAGCGTTCGCGACTTGACCGACTGGCCGCGCTCCCGGTGA